In Pseudoalteromonas sp. '520P1 No. 423', the following proteins share a genomic window:
- a CDS encoding coniferyl aldehyde dehydrogenase, which translates to MSLHDDVTTPKNSNCEQSQHLINSYNKLKNDFDKQPYSDKNHRVKRLKILKTELLKFKPALINALETDYGHRSDFDSVLADILPTIQHIKYSIKNLSKWMKPSRRSSGLLLAPSTIKVQYQPLGVVGIIVPWNFPIFLSLGPIATALAAGNKIMVKLSEFTPNTNQVILNLLKPLSDEITVIEGESEVAQKFSSLKFDHLLFTGSTEVGKHVMRAAAENLTPVTLELGGKSPVIIDDEINIKTAVSRLLIGKTLNAGQICVAPDYVLLPKEKIEEFKKHFIQEFNKAYPQGLEDKNYSSIINVKQFLRLNAYLEDAKDKGANITPVTNQSIDLTKHRLLPQLVTNVSEDMLLMKDEIFGPILPLIGYNNLDEAIDIINKKERPLALYIMSFNNKTQKKVLKQTHSGGVCINDTLMHVSADDAPFGGIGPSGMGQYHGKEGFLTFSKAKTVLTSYRFSPRSSLLNHYKKLMHAALEKLFIN; encoded by the coding sequence ATGAGCTTACATGACGATGTAACTACCCCGAAAAACAGCAATTGTGAGCAAAGCCAACATTTAATTAATAGTTACAATAAACTGAAAAATGATTTTGATAAACAGCCGTATTCAGACAAAAACCATAGGGTTAAACGACTCAAAATATTAAAAACAGAACTACTTAAATTTAAGCCTGCACTTATAAATGCACTTGAAACTGATTATGGTCATCGAAGTGATTTTGATTCTGTTTTAGCTGATATATTACCAACCATTCAACACATAAAATATTCAATTAAGAACTTATCAAAATGGATGAAACCTTCTAGAAGAAGTAGTGGGTTACTTTTGGCTCCATCAACTATAAAAGTACAATATCAACCATTAGGCGTTGTTGGTATAATTGTGCCTTGGAACTTTCCAATATTTTTAAGCTTAGGCCCTATCGCGACAGCATTAGCTGCAGGTAATAAAATTATGGTGAAACTCAGTGAGTTTACACCGAATACCAACCAAGTAATTCTAAATCTACTAAAGCCACTTTCTGACGAAATCACAGTTATTGAAGGTGAAAGTGAAGTTGCCCAAAAATTCTCTTCTCTAAAGTTCGACCATTTATTATTTACAGGTTCAACAGAGGTAGGGAAACATGTCATGCGAGCTGCCGCAGAAAATTTAACGCCCGTTACTTTAGAATTAGGCGGTAAGTCTCCAGTCATTATTGATGATGAAATTAATATAAAAACAGCTGTTTCACGTTTGTTAATCGGCAAAACATTAAATGCAGGACAAATCTGTGTTGCACCCGATTATGTTTTATTACCAAAAGAAAAAATTGAAGAGTTTAAAAAGCATTTTATTCAAGAGTTTAATAAAGCTTACCCACAAGGTTTAGAAGATAAAAACTATAGTTCCATCATTAATGTTAAACAGTTTTTACGATTAAACGCTTATTTAGAAGATGCAAAGGACAAAGGCGCAAATATTACGCCAGTAACAAATCAATCAATAGATTTAACTAAACACAGATTATTACCCCAACTAGTTACTAATGTATCTGAAGATATGTTGTTAATGAAAGATGAGATCTTTGGTCCGATTTTACCATTAATAGGTTACAATAATTTGGATGAAGCAATCGATATCATTAACAAAAAAGAGCGACCTTTAGCCTTATATATCATGAGTTTTAATAATAAAACACAGAAAAAAGTACTTAAACAAACTCATAGCGGCGGTGTGTGTATTAATGATACTTTGATGCATGTTTCAGCTGATGACGCGCCTTTTGGCGGTATAGGGCCTTCTGGTATGGGACAGTATCATGGGAAAGAGGGGTTTTTAACTTTTTCTAAAGCTAAAACAGTACTCACAAGTTACCGATTTAGCCCTAGAAGCTCGCTTCTTAATCACTATAAAAAGCTAATGCATGCAGCGCTTGAAAAACTATTTATAAATTAA
- a CDS encoding TonB-dependent receptor plug domain-containing protein produces the protein MQKLAVENAYDIINFVPGFQVTRGDWVGAVPKEQDRGVFLDNGYILVMINRQKLNKISGKASVYTPYIPAAIVERIEFIRGVGSGLYGSNTF, from the coding sequence ATTCAAAAGCTCGCTGTCGAGAATGCATACGACATCATAAATTTTGTTCCTGGCTTTCAGGTAACACGTGGTGACTGGGTGGGTGCTGTTCCAAAAGAGCAAGATAGAGGTGTATTTTTGGATAATGGCTACATACTCGTTATGATAAATCGTCAAAAGCTCAACAAGATATCTGGTAAAGCTTCTGTTTATACACCTTACATTCCTGCAGCGATTGTTGAACGAATTGAATTTATTAGAGGAGTAGGCTCTGGGCTTTATGGTAGTAATACTTTTTAG
- a CDS encoding redoxin domain-containing protein, which yields MFKYFSILIIALTSFISSATDLKVGDIAPNFNLQATTGDFYKLSDYKNKKTVVLAWYPMANTRGCTIECRSLVQKGHMIREYNASYFMASVDPLDDNRDFAKKTNADFPMLSDPTKSTAKAYDVLNLFGLASRVTFYIGSNGKILKIDDDINPKTAAEDIAANLKSLNIAKP from the coding sequence ATGTTTAAATACTTTTCTATATTAATAATCGCTTTAACTAGCTTTATCAGTAGCGCAACAGACTTAAAAGTAGGGGATATTGCTCCTAACTTTAATTTACAAGCAACAACGGGAGATTTTTATAAATTAAGTGATTATAAAAACAAAAAAACAGTCGTACTTGCATGGTACCCAATGGCCAATACAAGGGGCTGTACAATAGAATGTCGCTCGCTAGTTCAGAAAGGTCATATGATCCGAGAATATAATGCAAGTTACTTTATGGCTTCTGTTGACCCTCTTGATGATAATCGTGATTTTGCTAAAAAAACAAATGCTGATTTCCCGATGTTAAGTGATCCAACAAAATCCACAGCAAAAGCATACGATGTGCTAAATTTGTTTGGCTTAGCTAGCAGAGTCACTTTCTATATTGGTTCTAATGGTAAAATTTTAAAAATAGATGATGATATAAACCCAAAGACGGCTGCAGAAGATATCGCTGCTAATTTAAAATCTTTAAACATAGCAAAACCTTAA
- a CDS encoding TonB-dependent receptor domain-containing protein, whose amino-acid sequence MDAKLYGADLNWYYKLSDSLKLSGIASYVRGTRSDLNDDLYRISPLNTRFNINYQLGDWQTDLALHAYSKQNNISEINNEKETAGYAVVDWQVDYFVTSGLVVRGGVNNFTGINIH is encoded by the coding sequence ATAGATGCTAAATTATACGGTGCAGACTTAAATTGGTATTATAAGTTATCTGACAGTTTAAAATTATCAGGTATTGCAAGTTATGTACGTGGTACTCGCAGTGATTTAAATGATGATTTATATCGTATATCACCACTGAATACACGATTTAACATAAACTATCAGCTCGGAGATTGGCAAACTGATTTAGCGCTACATGCTTACTCAAAACAGAACAATATATCTGAAATTAACAATGAAAAAGAAACAGCTGGGTATGCTGTTGTTGATTGGCAAGTTGATTATTTTGTAACAAGTGGTTTAGTTGTGCGAGGTGGTGTAAACAATTTTACCGGTATTAATATCCACTAG
- a CDS encoding response regulator transcription factor, whose translation MKLLIVEDDKALSATLNRRLTKHHFVCHEVHQADQVLHNCHLIKPTHIILDMKLANENSLGLIKPIRAALPHVRLLLLTGFASITTAVEAMRLGADDYLSKPADTKMILKSLLGQEESQPQQDYELQTMSTERLEWEHIQQILNCNDGNVSATARQLGMHRRTLQRKLQKKPVIK comes from the coding sequence ATGAAGTTATTAATTGTTGAAGATGATAAAGCGCTATCTGCTACGTTAAACCGCAGATTAACAAAACATCATTTTGTTTGTCATGAAGTACATCAAGCAGATCAAGTATTACACAATTGCCATTTAATTAAGCCTACACATATTATTTTAGATATGAAGTTAGCAAATGAAAACAGTTTGGGTCTAATAAAACCTATCAGAGCTGCATTACCACATGTTAGGTTATTACTCTTGACTGGTTTTGCCAGTATTACAACAGCAGTTGAAGCAATGCGATTGGGAGCTGATGATTATTTATCAAAACCAGCTGATACAAAAATGATTTTAAAATCCCTTTTAGGTCAAGAAGAATCACAACCACAACAAGATTATGAATTGCAAACAATGTCTACAGAACGGCTGGAGTGGGAACATATTCAACAAATACTCAATTGTAATGATGGTAATGTTTCTGCAACAGCGAGGCAATTAGGTATGCACAGACGAACTTTGCAACGTAAGTTACAAAAAAAACCTGTGATCAAATAA
- a CDS encoding HAMP domain-containing sensor histidine kinase, with the protein MKIFDFQSTKAIQRVFLLRTIAIILQLSSVIAISLIMSLQIPLLPLMIIIAIETAFHLLSIFYFKNRTANHKGILIQILADVTFLTILMYLSGGATNAFVSLLLMPIVIAAVSLPTRFLLLISVSSVLAYTGLLFNMPTHSMHHMDMSNHFIGMWANFLLSVIVVTFVVGAMANAITSRERLLAAQREEQLRKEQLLALGVASSQVTHQLATPLGNLQLLFDELIEDYPNVEAVMSMQHPLKQCTSQLGYFRTLASSIRENKTGIYAIKELIEQFRDCVQLNFPNVNLNIILDDLLEQHKIEADAMLLPALLNLVQNAVKANEDNNSQDIELNAYIHANELNIKLRDFGHGISTKQISLGQQLVKSETGLGMAVLLSNSSLERLGGSLKLYNHTKQGAIAHVSLPTV; encoded by the coding sequence ATGAAGATATTTGATTTTCAATCAACAAAAGCCATACAAAGAGTATTTTTACTCAGAACTATCGCAATTATCCTACAACTATCAAGTGTCATAGCCATTAGTTTAATTATGTCTTTACAGATACCATTACTGCCGTTAATGATAATCATAGCAATAGAGACTGCTTTTCATTTATTAAGTATTTTTTATTTTAAAAACCGAACTGCAAATCATAAGGGAATATTGATCCAAATATTAGCGGATGTCACATTTCTCACAATACTAATGTACCTTAGTGGCGGTGCGACCAATGCATTTGTTTCCTTATTACTTATGCCAATTGTAATCGCAGCAGTCAGCCTACCAACTCGGTTTTTACTCCTAATTTCAGTAAGTTCAGTATTGGCTTACACAGGGTTATTGTTCAATATGCCTACTCACAGTATGCACCATATGGATATGAGTAACCATTTCATTGGTATGTGGGCAAACTTTTTACTATCTGTGATAGTCGTCACTTTTGTTGTGGGCGCCATGGCAAATGCAATCACAAGTAGAGAACGCCTTTTGGCTGCACAAAGAGAGGAACAACTCAGAAAAGAGCAATTATTAGCTCTGGGTGTTGCTTCATCACAAGTGACACATCAGCTTGCAACACCACTTGGTAATCTACAATTATTATTTGATGAATTAATAGAAGATTACCCTAATGTTGAAGCCGTTATGTCGATGCAGCACCCACTTAAACAATGTACATCTCAGCTTGGATACTTTCGCACATTAGCCTCTTCAATTCGTGAAAATAAAACTGGAATTTATGCTATCAAGGAACTGATTGAGCAATTCAGGGATTGTGTCCAACTTAACTTTCCCAATGTCAATTTAAACATCATTCTTGATGATCTACTGGAGCAACATAAAATTGAAGCCGATGCGATGCTATTGCCCGCTTTATTGAATTTGGTACAAAATGCTGTAAAAGCCAACGAAGACAATAATAGCCAAGATATAGAGTTAAATGCTTACATACACGCTAATGAGTTAAATATAAAATTACGAGACTTTGGTCATGGTATTTCAACAAAACAAATATCTTTAGGGCAACAATTAGTAAAAAGTGAAACAGGTTTAGGGATGGCGGTCTTATTATCAAACTCAAGTTTAGAAAGATTAGGTGGTTCTCTGAAGTTATATAATCACACTAAGCAAGGTGCAATCGCACACGTCAGTTTACCTACTGTGTAA
- a CDS encoding flagellar motor protein MotB, which translates to MSDDSEDIKAKGSPSWMTTFADLMSLLMCFFVLLLSYSEMDVIKFKQIAGSMKMAFGVQNQVEAQDIPKGTSVIMDEFSPATPEPTPINTVQQNTQSATETQLQIKDGKDQNTKDNDRYKVELEKIFAQEIEDGLIEFELLGQQLIIRLKENGSFPSGSSYLQPKFKPLLARISTELNNIPGEITVSGHTDNLPVSNELHHNNWDLSAKRAAAVLNEILKDIHFDASRIKMEAFADNQPLVKNNSVSNRSRNRRVEIAINQGKPKEMATILMN; encoded by the coding sequence CTGAGTGACGACAGCGAAGATATTAAAGCGAAAGGAAGTCCAAGTTGGATGACAACTTTTGCAGATTTAATGTCGTTATTAATGTGTTTTTTTGTGCTACTTTTATCATATTCTGAAATGGATGTGATCAAGTTTAAACAAATTGCAGGTTCTATGAAAATGGCTTTTGGCGTGCAAAATCAAGTTGAGGCACAAGATATTCCAAAAGGAACTTCAGTAATAATGGATGAGTTCTCCCCAGCAACACCGGAACCTACACCAATCAATACTGTGCAGCAAAATACCCAATCTGCAACCGAAACTCAATTACAAATTAAAGATGGTAAAGATCAAAATACTAAAGACAATGACAGATATAAAGTTGAACTTGAAAAGATTTTTGCGCAAGAAATTGAAGATGGTTTAATTGAATTTGAGCTTTTAGGACAGCAACTTATAATTAGACTAAAAGAAAATGGCTCATTTCCATCTGGTTCTAGTTATCTGCAACCAAAATTTAAGCCTCTTCTAGCCAGAATATCTACAGAATTGAATAATATTCCCGGTGAAATAACAGTATCTGGCCATACTGATAATTTACCCGTCTCAAATGAGTTGCATCATAATAACTGGGATTTATCCGCCAAACGTGCCGCAGCAGTATTAAATGAAATATTAAAAGATATCCATTTTGATGCGTCGAGAATTAAAATGGAAGCATTTGCGGATAACCAGCCATTAGTTAAAAATAACAGTGTCAGTAATCGTAGCCGAAATCGGCGTGTTGAAATCGCAATTAATCAAGGTAAGCCTAAAGAAATGGCAACTATTTTAATGAATTAA
- a CDS encoding motility protein A — translation MDKASGLGLSVIILAVISAILMSGAAPGIFVSIPSLLIVIGGTFGAVMFSYRINNFFQGLSNIRLAFSNKQPNLFETLDQLIELSEIARKKGVLALEDKQLNDEYLQKGVNLLLDGHDTQTIEFAFNREILQTRQRNNQSIKVLNSFTELAPAMGMAGTLIGLVAMLVAMDDPKSIGPSMSVALLTTLYGALLANAFTGPLANKLGERADEIKQHMMLVRDGVLHISNGDNPKLIIEMLASYLGENIDSPVNEKPSNN, via the coding sequence GTGGATAAAGCAAGCGGGTTAGGGTTGAGCGTCATTATTTTAGCAGTCATTTCAGCAATTTTGATGAGTGGAGCTGCTCCTGGGATATTTGTTAGTATCCCTTCTTTACTGATTGTTATAGGCGGAACTTTTGGCGCTGTGATGTTCAGTTACAGAATTAATAATTTCTTTCAAGGGTTATCAAATATTCGATTAGCTTTTAGTAATAAGCAGCCTAATTTATTTGAAACATTAGATCAGTTGATTGAGTTAAGTGAAATAGCAAGAAAAAAAGGGGTTTTAGCGTTAGAAGATAAACAACTCAATGATGAATATTTACAAAAAGGTGTAAACTTGCTGCTTGATGGCCACGATACCCAGACAATTGAATTTGCATTTAACAGAGAGATTTTGCAAACACGTCAAAGAAATAATCAATCAATTAAGGTTCTTAACAGTTTTACAGAGTTAGCACCTGCAATGGGAATGGCAGGAACACTGATTGGATTAGTTGCGATGTTGGTGGCGATGGACGACCCTAAAAGTATTGGCCCTTCAATGTCCGTCGCATTACTGACAACATTATATGGCGCACTGCTAGCAAATGCTTTTACCGGACCTTTAGCAAATAAACTGGGTGAAAGAGCCGATGAAATTAAGCAACATATGATGTTAGTTCGTGATGGTGTTTTACATATTTCTAACGGTGATAACCCTAAATTAATTATTGAAATGCTTGCAAGTTATTTAGGTGAAAATATTGACAGCCCAGTAAATGAAAAACCGTCAAATAATTAG
- a CDS encoding ketoacyl-ACP synthase III — MNYAKITGWGKCIPPAKLSNDDLSTVVDTNDEWIKTRTGIAERRISHVSTAELATVAAQQALDCAGINGDEIDLVLLATCSPSTLVANTASLVQKNLNAMGAAACDVNAACSGFLYALQNATAQINAGMIKKAVIIGAERMTWYVNWSKRDSAVLFGDGAGAVVIEASEEKSGLLASKTGCDTSNRDILHITNFGTDINKYDQPVGPSDLLFEGREVFKRAVKGMAEACDDVLEQANLALDDINVLIPHQANLRIIQAIQQKLSVSDDKVMVNIQNYGNTSAATIPIAICEAVEQGLIQPNSKIMSAAFGAGLTWAASYIQWSDRITPIKISNATLPDCDKTGLELINEAVLACKN, encoded by the coding sequence ATGAACTACGCAAAAATTACAGGTTGGGGTAAATGTATTCCGCCAGCAAAATTATCAAACGACGATTTAAGTACTGTTGTTGATACAAATGACGAATGGATAAAAACCAGAACCGGTATTGCTGAACGTAGGATCAGCCATGTTTCAACTGCAGAACTTGCTACTGTTGCAGCACAACAAGCTTTAGACTGTGCAGGAATTAATGGCGATGAAATAGACCTCGTTTTATTGGCAACATGTAGTCCATCAACTTTGGTTGCAAATACAGCGTCTTTAGTGCAAAAAAACCTCAATGCAATGGGGGCAGCTGCGTGTGATGTTAATGCTGCTTGCTCAGGCTTTTTATACGCGCTACAAAATGCGACGGCCCAAATTAATGCTGGCATGATAAAAAAAGCAGTGATAATTGGAGCTGAACGCATGACTTGGTATGTTAATTGGTCTAAAAGAGACAGTGCTGTTTTGTTTGGTGATGGCGCAGGTGCTGTTGTAATTGAAGCAAGTGAAGAAAAGTCTGGCCTACTAGCGAGTAAAACTGGCTGTGATACCAGTAATCGAGATATCTTACATATTACAAATTTTGGTACAGATATTAATAAATATGACCAACCAGTTGGACCGTCAGATTTATTATTTGAAGGTAGAGAAGTATTTAAACGTGCTGTTAAAGGAATGGCTGAAGCCTGTGATGATGTATTAGAACAAGCTAACTTAGCGTTAGATGATATTAATGTATTAATACCTCATCAAGCAAACTTAAGAATTATTCAAGCTATTCAGCAAAAGCTTTCAGTTAGCGATGATAAAGTCATGGTTAATATACAAAACTACGGTAATACTTCTGCGGCAACTATTCCTATTGCTATTTGTGAAGCAGTCGAACAAGGGTTAATACAGCCTAATTCAAAAATTATGTCCGCTGCATTTGGTGCCGGTTTAACCTGGGCAGCCTCTTATATACAGTGGTCAGATCGCATTACTCCAATAAAAATCAGTAATGCAACTTTACCTGATTGTGATAAAACAGGCCTTGAACTTATTAATGAAGCAGTGCTAGCTTGTAAAAACTAA
- a CDS encoding PilZ domain-containing protein encodes MENVEDRRGSLRLDMEKQLITVSWQGENDRQYIRDVMCVDVSKGGIKFSIERDIEVDTQVKVQFKSNLIESKIYVTRVLRSIKQDHGWYDIGLIFNK; translated from the coding sequence ATGGAAAATGTTGAGGACAGACGTGGTTCCTTACGCTTAGATATGGAGAAACAACTTATTACCGTAAGTTGGCAAGGTGAAAACGATCGCCAATATATAAGAGATGTAATGTGCGTAGATGTATCTAAAGGAGGGATTAAGTTTAGCATTGAACGTGATATTGAGGTTGATACTCAAGTAAAGGTGCAATTCAAATCAAATTTAATTGAAAGTAAAATTTATGTAACCCGTGTTTTAAGGTCAATTAAACAAGATCATGGTTGGTACGATATCGGTTTAATTTTCAATAAATAA
- a CDS encoding AAA family ATPase, giving the protein MIILVGGEKGGSGKSCLAQNIGVYLAKHKKASVLMIDCDPQRTTSDWIQARNNNPDLPLINCVQLYGKIRNDLISLENNYDYLLVDCGGQDNLALRAAMSVADHVLIPLRPKRRDLKTVPHMEDILSTCKMVNPKMNASFVMTQCPSLPNQASRILEAKEVCETFGINVLECITYSRNIYDDSEENGESVLENDPNGKAALEIIAIAEEMLSKQPGDSHEFS; this is encoded by the coding sequence ATGATTATTCTTGTTGGTGGTGAAAAAGGGGGTAGTGGTAAAAGCTGCTTAGCACAAAACATAGGTGTTTACCTTGCAAAGCATAAAAAAGCATCTGTTTTAATGATAGATTGTGATCCACAAAGAACGACTTCAGATTGGATCCAAGCAAGGAATAATAATCCTGATTTGCCGCTTATTAATTGTGTTCAACTATATGGTAAAATAAGAAATGATTTGATCAGTTTAGAGAATAACTATGATTACTTGCTTGTAGATTGTGGTGGTCAAGATAATTTAGCTTTACGTGCTGCAATGTCGGTAGCTGATCATGTATTAATTCCTCTTAGACCCAAACGTCGTGATTTAAAAACAGTGCCGCATATGGAAGACATTTTATCTACCTGTAAAATGGTTAATCCAAAAATGAACGCCTCTTTTGTTATGACCCAATGCCCTTCTTTACCAAATCAAGCATCAAGAATTCTTGAGGCCAAAGAAGTCTGTGAAACATTTGGTATTAATGTCTTGGAATGTATTACTTATAGTAGAAATATATATGATGACAGTGAAGAAAATGGAGAATCTGTATTAGAAAACGATCCTAATGGCAAAGCGGCGTTAGAAATTATTGCTATTGCAGAAGAGATGCTTTCAAAACAGCCCGGAGACTCCCATGAGTTTAGCTGA
- a CDS encoding M17 family metallopeptidase yields MKNLYSLGNKGTPLFILTNTEFESWKTQQSDFIKAWLESTSFNGHGLTLLPDDKTGKVFQAVYFVEDITSYWQCGDLASLLPKGEYIFQGDAQHRELVAFGWALGAYQFDSYKTNTQPKAKLIVECQQELKKYQDLVQSIILVRDLVNTPAIDMMPQHLAETMQDLADSFNGEFSQWVGDELLEQNYPTIHMVGRASEHKPRLIDLSWGNENAPKVTLVGKGVCFDSGGLDLKPGAGMRNMKKDMGGAAHVIGLAHLIMAFNLPVRLRVLVPAVENAVSNNAFRPGDVIKTRKGITVEIDNTDAEGRLVLCDALCEAQNDSPDLLVDFATLTGACRVALGTELPGFFTNNDAVAAGLIQSGKNVDDHVWQLPLYAPYKDMLKSDVADLSNCAVSGFGGAITAALYLQEFVEPQTPWIHFDVMAWNNRKLPGRPIGGEAFGVRAMFDYIQSRYAI; encoded by the coding sequence ATGAAAAATCTATATTCTTTGGGAAATAAAGGAACACCATTATTTATTTTGACAAATACAGAGTTTGAATCATGGAAAACGCAACAGTCAGATTTTATTAAAGCATGGTTAGAATCAACAAGTTTTAACGGCCATGGATTGACCTTATTACCAGATGATAAAACTGGTAAAGTATTTCAAGCTGTCTATTTTGTAGAAGATATCACTTCTTATTGGCAATGTGGTGATCTTGCTTCTTTACTTCCTAAAGGAGAGTATATTTTCCAGGGTGATGCACAGCATAGAGAGCTAGTTGCATTTGGTTGGGCACTGGGTGCTTATCAATTTGATTCATATAAAACAAATACTCAACCCAAGGCAAAACTTATCGTTGAATGCCAACAAGAATTAAAGAAATATCAAGATTTAGTTCAAAGCATAATATTGGTACGAGATCTCGTTAATACACCTGCTATCGATATGATGCCACAGCATTTAGCTGAAACAATGCAAGATTTAGCTGATTCGTTTAATGGAGAGTTCAGTCAATGGGTTGGAGATGAATTACTAGAACAAAACTATCCAACAATTCATATGGTTGGTAGGGCAAGCGAGCATAAACCTAGATTAATTGATCTGTCATGGGGTAACGAGAACGCTCCTAAAGTTACTTTGGTTGGTAAGGGTGTTTGTTTTGACTCTGGAGGGTTAGATTTAAAACCTGGTGCAGGTATGCGTAACATGAAAAAAGATATGGGCGGAGCAGCCCATGTTATTGGCTTAGCTCACTTAATAATGGCATTTAATTTACCCGTTAGACTAAGAGTTTTAGTTCCAGCAGTTGAAAATGCGGTATCAAATAACGCATTTAGACCCGGAGATGTGATCAAAACACGAAAAGGGATCACAGTTGAAATAGATAATACAGATGCTGAAGGACGATTAGTGTTATGTGACGCACTGTGTGAAGCACAAAATGATAGCCCTGATTTATTGGTTGATTTTGCCACATTAACGGGTGCGTGTCGTGTTGCTTTAGGTACAGAGTTACCAGGTTTTTTCACAAATAATGATGCTGTGGCGGCAGGTTTAATACAATCAGGAAAAAATGTAGATGATCATGTATGGCAGTTACCTTTATATGCACCTTATAAAGATATGCTCAAAAGTGATGTTGCTGATTTATCAAACTGTGCTGTCTCTGGTTTTGGCGGGGCTATTACAGCTGCATTATATTTACAAGAGTTTGTTGAGCCTCAAACACCTTGGATACATTTTGATGTTATGGCTTGGAATAATAGAAAATTGCCAGGGCGCCCAATAGGCGGCGAAGCGTTTGGTGTGCGTGCAATGTTTGACTATATTCAATCTAGATACGCAATTTAA
- a CDS encoding oxidoreductase-like domain-containing protein → MQNHHTKKPQRPADDDCCGGGSCCPCVWDAYHEAYSQWQAAQNEKQENEPLSL, encoded by the coding sequence ATGCAAAATCACCATACTAAAAAACCACAAAGGCCAGCTGATGATGATTGTTGTGGCGGCGGAAGTTGTTGCCCTTGTGTATGGGATGCATATCATGAAGCATACTCACAATGGCAGGCTGCGCAAAATGAAAAACAAGAAAATGAGCCTCTATCACTATAG